The Budorcas taxicolor isolate Tak-1 chromosome 5, Takin1.1, whole genome shotgun sequence genome includes a window with the following:
- the EIF3L gene encoding eukaryotic translation initiation factor 3 subunit L, whose translation MSYPADDYESEAAYDPYAYPGDYDMHTGDPKQDLAYERQYEQQTYQVIPEVIKNFIQYFHKTVSDLIDQKVYELQASRVSSDVIDQKVYEIQDIYENSWTKLTERFFKNTPWPEAETIAPQVGNDAVFLILYKELYYRHIYAKVSGGPSLEQRFESYYNYCNLFNYILNADGPAPLELPNQWLWDIIDEFIYQFQSFSQYRCKTAKKSEEEIDFLRSNPKIWNVHSVLNVLHSLVDKSNINRQLEVYTSGGDPESVAGEYGRHSLYKMLGYFSLVGLLRLHSLLGDYYQAIKVLENIELNKKSMYSRVPECQVTTYYYVGFAYLMMRRYQDAIRVFANILLYIQRTKSMFQRTTYKYEMINKQNEQMHALLAIALTMYPMRIDESIHLQLREKYGDKMLRMQKGDPQVYEELFSYSCPKFLSPVVPNYDNVHPNYHKEPFLQQLKVFSDEVQQQAQLSTIRSFLKLYTTMPVAKLAGFLDLTEQEFRIQLLVFKHKMKNLVWTSGISALDGEFQSASEVDFYIDKDMIHIADTKVARRYGDFFIRQIHKFEELNRTLKKMGQRP comes from the exons ATGTCGTACCCCGCTGATGATTACGAGTCTGAG GCTGCTTACGATCCCTATGCTTATCCCGGCGACTATGATATGCACACAG GAGATCCAAAGCAGGATCTGGCTTATGAGCGTCAGTATGAACAGCAGACCTATCAAGTGATCCCTGAAGTGATCAAAAACTTCATCCAGTACTTCCACAAAACTGTCTCGGACCTAATTGACCAGAAGGTGTATGAGCTACAGGCCAGTCGTGTCTCCAGCGATGTCATTGACCAGAAGGTATATGAGATTCAGGACATCTATGAGAACAG CTGGACCAAGTTGACTGAAAGATTCTTCAAGAATACACCTTGGCCTGAGGCTGAAACGATTGCTCCACAGGTTGGCAACG atgcTGTCTTCCTGATTTTGTACAAAGAATTATACTACAGGCACATATATGCTAAAGTTAGT GGAGGACCCTCCTTGGAGCAGAGGTTTGAATCGTATTACAACTACTGCAATCTCTTCAACTACATTCTTA ATGCTGATGGTCCTGCTCCCCTTGAACTTCCCAACCAGTGGCTCTGGGACATTATCGATGAGTTCATCTACCAG tttcagtcgttcagtcagtACCGCTGTAAGACCGCCAAGAAGTCAGAGGAAGAGATCGACTTCCTTCGCTCCAATCCCAAAATCTGGAATGTCCACAGCGTCCTCAATGTCCTTCACTCCCTAGTGGACAAGTCCAACATTAACCGGCAGCTGGAGGTGTACACGAGCGGAG GCGACCCAGAGAGTGTGGCCGGGGAGTACGGACGGCATTCCCTCTACAAGATGCTCGGCTACTTCAGCCTGGTGGGCCTCCTGCGACTGCACTCGCTGTTGGGGGATTACTACCAGGCCATCAAAGTGCTAGAGAACATCGAACTGAACAAGAAG AGCATGTATTCCCGCGTGCCCGAGTGCCAGGTTACCACATACTATTATGTCGGTTTTGCATATTTGATGATGCGTCGCTACCAGGATGCCATCCGGGTCTTTGCCAACATCCTCCTCTACATCCAGAGGACCAAGAGCATGTTCCAGAGGACAACATACAAATATGAGATG atcaaCAAGCAGAATGAGCAGATGCACGCGCTGCTGGCCATCGCCCTCACCATGTACCCCATGCGTATCGACGAGAGCATTCACCTCCAGCTGCGTGAGAAATACGGAGACAAGATGCTGCGCATGCAGAAAGGTGACCCGCAGGTCTACGAGGAACTTTTCAGCTACTCCTGCCCCAAATTCCTGTCGCCGGTAGTGCCCAACTATGACAACGTGCACCCCAATTACCACAAGGAGCCCTTCCTGCAGCAGCTGAAGGTGTTTTCTGACGAGGTGCAGCAGCAGGCCCAGCTCTCGACCATCCGCAGCTTCCTCAAGCTCTACACCACCATGCCCGTGGCCAAGCTGGCCGGCTTCCTGGACCTCACCGAGCAGGAGTTCCGAATCCAGCTTCTTGTCTTCAAACACAAAATGAAGAACCTGGTGTGGACCAGTGGTATCTCCGCCCTAGATGGAGAATTTCAGTCAGCCTCCGAGGTTGACTTCTACATTGATAAG GACATGATCCACATCGCAGACACCAAGGTCGCCCGGCGCTATGGGGATTTCTTCATTCGGCAGATTCACAAATTTGAAGAG cTTAACCGAACCCTGAAAAAGATGGGACAGAGACCCTGA